In Gigantopelta aegis isolate Gae_Host chromosome 14, Gae_host_genome, whole genome shotgun sequence, the following proteins share a genomic window:
- the LOC121388754 gene encoding cytochrome b-245 light chain-like isoform X2, whose protein sequence is MFDRWQFGVYGIVAALFVFIIEFPRGKRQSGKTIERRFQKIFTHIVKLGGIVTRNYFVRFVLYLILTVPCCFILPTLIGGVCFLITGIIYFVAAIKGEEWIPAGLDEPSHEGPTVMHPPRHPPPRRASPSTSRQNRV, encoded by the exons ATGTTCGACCGCTGGCAGTTTGGTGTTTATGGAAT AGTGGCTgcattgtttgtgtttattattgAATTTCCAAGAGGAAAACGACAGTCAGGAAAAACTATTGAAAGAAG atTTCAGAAAATATTTACTCATATAGTAAAGCTGGGAGGAATTGTaacaagaaattattttgtccGATTTGTCTTGTATTTAAT tTTAACAGTCCCATGTTGTTTTATTCTGCCTACATTAATCGGAGGAGTGTGTTTTCTCATTACcggaattatatattttgtg gctGCTATTAAAGGTGAAGAATGGATTCCAGCTGGTTTGGATGAGCCATCCCACGAAGGACCAACAGTTATGCACCCGCCCCGACATCCTCCGCCGAGGAGAGCTAGCCCTAGTACCAGCAGACAAAACAGAGTCTGA
- the LOC121388754 gene encoding cytochrome b-245 light chain-like isoform X1, with the protein MGKIEWSMWANEQALVSAAATLLGGIVAVAAMFDRWQFGVYGIVAALFVFIIEFPRGKRQSGKTIERRFQKIFTHIVKLGGIVTRNYFVRFVLYLILTVPCCFILPTLIGGVCFLITGIIYFVAAIKGEEWIPAGLDEPSHEGPTVMHPPRHPPPRRASPSTSRQNRV; encoded by the exons ATGGGCAAGATTGAATGGTCAATGTGGGCAAATGAACAAGCATTAGTTAGTGCTGCAG ctaCTCTTCTTGGAGGAATAGTTGCTGTGGCTGCCATGTTCGACCGCTGGCAGTTTGGTGTTTATGGAAT AGTGGCTgcattgtttgtgtttattattgAATTTCCAAGAGGAAAACGACAGTCAGGAAAAACTATTGAAAGAAG atTTCAGAAAATATTTACTCATATAGTAAAGCTGGGAGGAATTGTaacaagaaattattttgtccGATTTGTCTTGTATTTAAT tTTAACAGTCCCATGTTGTTTTATTCTGCCTACATTAATCGGAGGAGTGTGTTTTCTCATTACcggaattatatattttgtg gctGCTATTAAAGGTGAAGAATGGATTCCAGCTGGTTTGGATGAGCCATCCCACGAAGGACCAACAGTTATGCACCCGCCCCGACATCCTCCGCCGAGGAGAGCTAGCCCTAGTACCAGCAGACAAAACAGAGTCTGA